The Siniperca chuatsi isolate FFG_IHB_CAS linkage group LG12, ASM2008510v1, whole genome shotgun sequence genome has a segment encoding these proteins:
- the olig1 gene encoding oligodendrocyte transcription factor 1: MNVLSNPVIRAQEQSLPLCGPGSVQDLPHCPPGFNLSSRLNPAPMLGLQSGQRSTKPQRELSPEEQQELRRKINSRERKRMQDLNIAMDALREVMVPYASSPSSASSSQSHQPGAPPGRRLSKISTLVLARNYILLLGSSLQEMRRLLGEVSVGMGVNTGPVPRLLLAGGWPLISGPSQLLLTQESLLTSAASSSSSSTSSSSSAKCSLLSPGPMEASLAPMQWSSAGASGGPLCPCGVCRLPRFSHSTPAPRFPK, encoded by the coding sequence ATGAATGTGCTGTCAAACCCAGTGATCAGGGCCCAGGAGCAGTCTCTACCTCTCTGTGGCCCCGGGTCTGTCCAGGATTTACCCCACTGCCCTCCAGGGTTCAACCTGAGCTCCCGCCTAAATCCTGCACCCATGCTTGGCCTCCAGAGTGGCCAAAGATCAACCAAACCTCAGAGGGAGCTGAGCCccgaggagcagcaggagctcAGGAGGAAGATCAATAGCAGGGAGAGGAAACGGATGCAGGACTTGAACATCGCCATGGATGCCTTAAGGGAGGTCATGGTGCCTTATGCCTCCTCGCCatcttctgcctcctcctctcagtcCCACCAGCCTGGAGCTCCTCCAGGCCGCAGGCTCTCCAAGATTTCTACCTTGGTTCTGGCCAGGAACTACATCCTTCTCCTGGGTTCGTCTCTGCAGGAGATGCGGCGGCTGCTGGGGGAGGTAAGCGTCGGGATGGGGGTGAACACAGGACCAGTCCCCCGGCTGCTGCTCGCTGGAGGTTGGCCCCTCATCTCTGGGCCCAGTCAGCTCCTCCTCACCCAGGAGTCCCTCCTCACCTCAgcagcctcctcttcctcttcttccactTCATCATCCTCTTCTGCTAAATGTTCCCTGTTGTCTCCGGGCCCTATGGAGGCCTCTCTGGCTCCTATGCAGTGGAGCTCAGCAGGGGCCTCAGGAGGGCCCCTGTGCCCCTGTGGAGTCTGCAGACTGCCTAGATTTAGCCACTCCACTCCAGCTCCAAGATTCCCAAAGTGA